Proteins from a single region of Peromyscus eremicus chromosome 9, PerEre_H2_v1, whole genome shotgun sequence:
- the LOC131920072 gene encoding olfactory receptor 4K5 yields the protein MEKINYSVVSEFVLLGLSSSRELQFFFFVFFSVLYIVIVLGNLLIILAVTSDSSLHSPMYFLLGNLSFFDICQASFATPKMIADFLSEHKTISFSGCIAQIFFIHLFTGGEMVLLVSMAYDRYVAICKPLHYMVIMNRSTCTALVIISWAVGLVHTLSQLSFTVNLAFCGPNEVDSFFCDLPRVVKLACIDSYITEILIVVNSGILSLSTFSLLVSSYAIILVTVWFKSSAAMAKAFSTLAAHIMVVVLFFGPCIFIYVWPFTTYPVDKILAIFYTVFTPILNPIIYTLRNRDMKAVMGKITARYFRPSKISEMPLVARISLH from the coding sequence ATGGAGAAGATCAATTATTCAGTGGTGTCTGAGTTTGTGTTGCTTGGGCTCTCCAGTTCTCGGGAActtcagtttttcttctttgtcttcttctctGTGTTGTATATTGTCATTGTATTAGGAAACCTTCTCATCATCCTAGCCGTGACTTCTGACAGCAGCCTGCACTCCCCCATGTATTTTCTTCTGGGAAACCTTTCCTTTTTTGACATTTGTCAGGCTTCTTTTGCCACACCTAAAATGATTGCAGACTTTCTGAGTGAGCACAAGACAATATCCTTTAGTGGCTGCATAGCccagatttttttcattcatctcttTACAGGAGGGGAGATGGTACTGCTGGTCTCCATGGCTTATGACAGATATGTGGCCATATGTAAGCCTCTACATTACATGGTCATCATGAACAGAAGTACATGTACTGCCTTAGTAATAATCTCCTGGGCTGTGGGATTGGTGCATACATTGAGTCAATTGTCATTTACTGTAAACCTGGCATTTTGTGGACCCAATGAAGTAGACAGCTTTTTTTGTGACCTTCCTCGAGTGGTCAAGCTAGCCTGCATTGACTCATACATCACCGAAATACTAATTGTGGTAAACAGTGGAATTCTCTCCTTAAGCACTTTCTCTCTTTTGGTGAGCTCCTATGCCATAATTCTTGTCACAGTTTGGTTCAAGTCTTCTGCTGCCATGGCCAAGGCGTTTTCTACACTGGCTGCTCACATCATGGTAGTAGTATTATTCTTTGGACCTTGCATCTTCATCTATGTGTGGCCCTTTACTACTTACCCAGTGGATAAAATTCTTGCTATATTTTATACAGTTTTCACTCCCATCCTAAACCCCATTATTTACACACTAAGAAATAGAGATATGAAAGCTGTCATGGGAAAAATTACAGCTCGTTACTTCAGACCATCCAAAATTTCTGAAATGCCATTAGTAGCAAGGATTTCCCTTCATTGA
- the LOC131920106 gene encoding olfactory receptor 4K2-like, producing the protein MINMDNKSVVTEFVLLGLSSSWELRIFFFIVFSFFYVATMVSNGIILVIVVSDSHLHSAMYFLLTNLSIIDMSLASFATPKMIIDYLTDHKTISFGGCISQIFFLHLFTGTEIILLMAMSFDRYIAICKPLHYASIISPQVCILFVVSSWIMGIMHSMSQVIFALTLPFCGPNKIDSFFCDLPVVFQLACVDTYVLGLFMISTSGIIALSCFILLFNSYVIVLVTIKHHSSRGSSKALSTCTAHFIVVFMFFGPCIFIYMWPQNSFVIEKTLSVFYTIFTPILNPVIYTLRNHEVNSAMKKLRSKFLNFSTEARPHSF; encoded by the coding sequence ATGATTAATATGGATAATAAGTCTGTTGTGACCGAATTTGTTTTGCTGGGACTCTCTAGTTCCTGGGAACTAcggatatttttctttatagtgttttccttcttttatgtgGCAACGATGGTGAGTAATGGCATCATACTTGTCATTGTCGTATCTGACTCTCACCTACACTCTGCTATGTATTTTCTGCTTACCAACCTTTCTATTATTGATATGTCTCTTGCTTCCTTCGCCACTCCCAAGATGATCATAGACTATCTAACTGACCATAAAACAATCTCTTTTGGCGGGTGCATCTCCCAGATATTCTTTCTCCACCTGTTCACTGGTACTGAGATTATTTTACTAATGGCTATGTCTTTTGACAGGTATATTGCTATTTGCAAACCCTTGCACTATGCTTCAATCATTAGTCCCCAAGTGTGTATTCTCTTTGTGGTGTCTTCATGGATCATGGGAATCATGCATTCAATGAGCCAGGTCATATTTGCCCTCACATTACCATTCTGTGGTCCCAATAAGATAGATAGCTTTTTCTGTGACCTTCCTGTGGTGTTCCAGTTGGCTTGTGTGGATACTTACGTTCTTGGTCTCTTTATGATTTCAACAAGTGGCATAATTGCATTGTCTTGCTTTATTCTGTTATTTAATTCATATGTTATTGTGCTGGTTACAATAAAGCAtcattcttccagaggatcatcTAAGGCCCTTTCCACCTGTACAGCTCATTTCATTGTGGTCTTCATGTTCTTTGGACCATGCATCTTCATCTATATGTGGCCACAAAACAGCTTTGTGATAGAAAAGACCCTGTCTGTATTTTATACCATCTTCACTCCTATTCTGAACCCAGTAATATATACTTTGAGAAATCACGAAGTAAATTCAGCCATGAAGAAACTGAGAAGTAAGTTTCTCAATTTCAGTACAGAAGCTCGTCCCCattcattttag